From the genome of Spodoptera frugiperda isolate SF20-4 chromosome 23, AGI-APGP_CSIRO_Sfru_2.0, whole genome shotgun sequence, one region includes:
- the LOC118266689 gene encoding DNA-directed RNA polymerase III subunit RPC2 — MGEINKKQNDWDSAKVSREPIKTLEDKWKLVPSFLQVKGLVKQHIDSFNYFINVEIKKIVQANEKVFCDADPLFYIKYLNAYVGTPDLEEGYNVTKPTTPHECRLRDMTYSAPITVDIEYIRGNQRVIKNKQLIGRMPLMLRSSNCVLTNKSDFELAQLNECPHDPGGYFIIRGQEKVILIQEQLSRNRMIVDEFKGAIQCQVTSSTHEKKTRTNVIVKNGKYVLRHNALSDDIPIAVAFKAMGICSDQEIMQLIGTDDTSMKKMAPCIMDCHNLKIFTQNQALSYIGSKLKVKRFQSGTAKVRTPVDEARDLLATTILAHVTVENYNFYVKAIYLAIMVKRVIEAETNKAAIDDPDYYGNKRLELAGSLLALMFEDLFKRFNWELKSIADKIIPKVKAAPFDVVKHMRPDLIANGLFAAISTGNWTIKRFKMERHGVTQVLSRLSYISALGMMTRVNSQFEKTRKVSGPRSLQPSQWGMLCPSDTPEGEACGLVKNLALMTHITTECSEEPIARLARNAGVEDVRLLGGEEINHPAVYMVFLNGNILGVSRQYKRLIKVFRMFRRRGLISAFVSIYPNHNQRTVYICSDGGRLCRPYIIVEKGNPLVQQSHINELNRGIRKFQDFLNDGLIEYLDVNEENDSHIATVEQEVDPYVTTHLEIEPFTILGVCAGLVPYPHHNQSPRNTYQCAMGKQAMGTIGYNQKNRIDTLMYNLVYPQCPMVKTRTIELTNFDKLPAGQNATVAVMSYSGYDIEDALILNRASIDRGYGRCLIYKSAKTTMKRYSNQTSDRILGPSRDATTGKVIRAHEILDTDGIAAPGEMVENRQVLINKQMPPATLNPVTQGQPQQVDYKDVPVTYKGPVESYIEKVMVSSNSEDAFLIKILLRQTRVPEIGDKFSSRHGQKGVTGLIVQQEDMPFNDRGICPDMIMNPHGFPSRMTVGKTIELLAGKAGLVEGKFHYGTAFGGSKVRDVCQELEKHGYNYHGKDIFYSGITGETLEAYIYSGPVYYQKLKHMVQDKMHARARGPRAVLTRQPTEGRSRDGGLRLGEMERDCLIGYGASMLLMERLMLASDAFSADICGACGRLASRAWCHACHSSAAVSSVEMPYACKLLFQELASMNIIPKLTLKKYC, encoded by the exons ATGGGTgagataaataaaaagcaaaatgatTGGGATTCTGCTAAAGTTTCGCGAGAGCCGATAAAAACACTGGAG GACAAATGGAAATTAGTACCTTCCTTTCTACAAGTAAAAGGATTAGTGAAACAACATATTGAttcattcaattattttattaatgttgaaatTAAGAAAATAGTGCAAGCAAACGAAAAGGTGTTCTGTGATGCAGACcctttattttacataaaatatttgaatgcaTATGTTGGGACACCTGATTTAGAGGAAGGCTACAATGTCACCAAACCGACTACTCCACATGAGTGCAGACTCAGAGACATGACATATTCTGCACCAATCACAGTGGACATAGAATACATAAGAGGCAATCAAAGAGTCATCAAGAACAAACAGTTAATTGGAAG gatgCCATTGATGCTGAGATCTTCAAATTGTGTGCTGACTAATAAATCTGATTTTGAATTAGCACAACTAAATGAGTGTCCTCATGACCCTGGCGGTTATTTCATCATTAGAG GTCAGGAGAAGGTGATATTGATCCAAGAACAGCTGTCCAGGAATCGTATGATTGTTGATGAGTTCAAGGGAGCAATTCAATGTCAAGTGACTAGTTCAACACATGAGAAGAAGACCAGAACTAATGTTATCGTTAAAAATGGGAAATATGTGTTGAGACATAATGCTTTGTCTGAT GATATACCTATTGCAGTGGCATTCAAAGCAATGGGCATCTGCAGTGACCAAGAAATAATGCAACTAATTGGCACAGATGACACTTCAATGAAAAAGATGGCACCTTGTATAATGGACTGTCataatttaaagatatttaCTCAAAATCAAGCTCTCTCTTATATTGGGAGCAAACTTAAAGTTAAAAG GTTCCAGTCAGGCACAGCTAAAGTTCGCACACCCGTTGACGAAGCTCGAGATTTGTTAGCCACAACGATCCTAGCTCATGTTACTgtggaaaattataatttctatgtaAAAGCTATTTACCTAGCTATAATGGTCAAAAGAGTAATTGAAGCTGAAACAAACAAGGCTGCTATAGATGATCCAGATTATTATGGTAACAAAAGACTTGAGTTAGCTGGCTCTTTACTTGCCCTAATGTTTGAAGATCTGTTCAAAAGATTCAATTGGGAATTAAAATCGATAGCagataaaataatacctaaagtTAAAGCCGCGCCGTTTGACGTTGTTAAACATATGAGGCCAGATCTGATTGCGAATGGACTGTTTGCTGCTATATCTACT gGTAATTGGACAATCAAGAGATTTAAAATGGAGAGGCACGGCGTAACGCAAGTGTTGAGTCGGCTTAGTTACATATCGGCGCTAGGTATGATGACCAGGGTAAATTCTCAGTTTGAAAAGACCAGGAAGGTGTCGGGTCCTCGTTCGTTACAACCTTCGCAGTGGGGTATGCTATGCCCGTCTGACACTCCTGAAGGTGAAGCCTGTGGTCTCGTGAAGAACTTGGCGCTGATGACACATATCACCACTGAGTGTTCCGAAGAGCCCATAGCTAGGTTAGCTCGTAATGCAGGTGTTGAAGATGTAAGACTGTTAGGAGGCGAAGAAATCAATCACCCAGCTGTCTACATGGTGTTTCTTAATG GTAACATATTAGGCGTTTCAAGACAATATAAAAGGCTTATTAAAGTCTTTAGAATGTTCCGAAGACGCGGGCTGATATCGGCATTTGTTTCTATTTACCCTAATCACAATCAAAGGACCGTTTACATATGCAGTGATGGTGGAAGACTTTGCAGACCATATATCATTGTTGAAAAAGGAAATCCATTAGTACAACAGTCCcatataaatgaattaaatagaGGAATCAGAAAATTCCAAGACTTTTTGAATGACGGACTTATTGAGTACTTAGATGTGAATGAGGAGAACGACAGCCATATAGCAACAGTAGAACAAGAAGTAGATCCTTACGTCACCACGCATTTAGAAATAGAGCCGTTTACTATCCTCGGCGTCTGTGCCGGCCTAGTCCCATACCCACATCATAATCAGAGTCCTAGGAATACATACCAATGTGCTATGGGTAAACAAGCAATGG GTACAATTGGATATAACCAGAAAAACAGAATAGACACATTAAtgtataatttagtatatcCACAATGTCCAATGGTTAAGACAAGAACAATAGAACTGACAAATTTTGATAAACTGCCCGCCGGACAGAATGCTACAGTCGCCGTCATGAGTTACAGCGGTTATGATATTGAGGACGCGTTGATACTTAACAGAGCGTCTATAGACCGCGGGTACGGCCGTTGTCTTATTTACAAAAGTGCCAAAACTACAATGAAGAGGTATAGCAATCAAACGTCCGATAGAATTCTCGGTCCTTCTAGAGACGCGACTACTGGAAAAGTTATCAGAGCACATGAAATTCTTGACACAGACGGTATAGCTGCGCCTGGAGAAATGGTAGAAAATAGACAAGTCTTGATAAACAAGCAGATGCCGCCAGCGACTTTGAACCCCGTGACGCAAGGCCAGCCCCAGCAGGTGGACTACAAAGATGTGCCTGTCACATACAAGGGACCTGTTGAATCCTACATAGAAAAAGTAATGGTGTCATCAAACTCGGAGGATGCTttccttattaaaatattgttacgtCAGACTCGTGTTCCGGAAATAGGAGACAAGTTTAGTTCCCGCCACGGTCAGAAAGGAGTGACGGGTTTAATTGTACAGCAAGAGGATATGCCCTTTAATGATAGAGGAATTTGTCCCGACATGATCATGAACCCCCATGGTTTTCCATCCAGAATGACAGTAGGGAAAACTATCGAATTGCTAGCTGGGAAAGCTGGGTTGGTGGAAGGGAAATTTCATTATG GTACGGCATTTGGTGGTTCAAAGGTTAGAGATGTATGCCAGGAACTTGAGAAACATGGCTACAACTATCATGgcaaagatatattttattctggAATCACAGGAGAAACATTGGAGGCTTATATCTATTCGGGTCCT gtataCTATCAAAAGCTGAAGCATATGGTGCAAGACAAAATGCACGCTAGAGCTCGTGGTCCACGAGCAGTTCTCACACGTCAGCCCACTGAAGGACGATCGCGAGACGGCGGTTTGCGTCTCGGAGAAATGGAAAGAGATTGTCTTATTGGCTATGGAGCAAG TATGTTGTTGATGGAGCGTCTGATGCTGGCGTCGGACGCGTTCAGCGCGGACATATGCGGCGCATGCGGGCGGCTGGCCAGCCGCGCCTGGTGCCACGCCTGCCACTCGTCGGCCGCAGTCTCCAGCGTCGAGATGCCCTATGCCTGCAAACTACTGTTCCAAGAGCTAGCTTCCATGAATATAATCCCTAAGCTTACTCTTAAGAAATACTGTTAG